The Paraburkholderia sabiae genome includes a region encoding these proteins:
- a CDS encoding hemagglutinin repeat-containing protein, with protein MNKNIFRVIFNAARGLWTAVQETATGNGRGRTVGTPRRVAIPEVRGSFVDMLSMRHVAFAALCVLGMQPMLVDAQVVAAPTSAGSKPIVGVAGNGVPVVQIATPNAAGVSNNGYTQYNVGSQGLILNNSQGNVLTQQGGYVAGNPNLASGAARVIVNQVVGGSPSQLLGYTEVAGQRAEVVIANPAGIYCNGCGFINTSRGILTTGTPVFGGTGSLDAFHVTGGQIQIGSAGLNGSNVDQVDLIARSVAINGKVWAGQSLNVVAGNNDVRHDDLSAQSLGPDGNSTGVAIDVAQLGGMYAGKIKLVGTEAGVGVNSAGTIASQAGDLQLSSQGKVTLSGTTSASGNVTVAASGDVSNTGSVYATQNTTLSSQGVMSNTGTIAALGNTAVTGASVNSTGALGAGVDANGSVTGSGSLSVTGTGAVTTTGQQMAGGNLALSGSSVNMTGAQTLAKGNVSMAATGANGDSGNITRTGGALQAGGSLNANAAGAFSNDQGQLSAAQLNVTAGSISNRGGTLSQTGAGDMTLVASHTLDNTSGTVTTNAQNATIRAGSLTNVNGQISHSGTGTFSVQTGALDNSQGSIATNGAATIAASSVKNASGSLTSAQSVHIASNGDIDNTAGRVEAGGAVNVSAANVQNAGGRIVSENADGLTLSASGQITNAAGTTAQGATGGVIGGNGDATIHAASLTNSGTITAAQNLGVTSAGTLDNSNGTLSGATLAANAASLKNVNGAISADTVSVTVPQLDNTSGQITAKQLTVNATNLTNAHGSLTQLGSGAMGMDVTGTLDNSNGGLIQTNSTDLTLAPASLNNSGGTITHAGTGTLTIDPANGSGTVTNVGGSIVSNGQTSLSAGSLDNTSGAIGGQTGLVATIAGALNNSHGQLASNADLNVASGGALTNTGGTIAATGNGSVQAAWLMNGGNITAGQTLNATVAGTLDNGDGTISAQSVTTSSAAFKNANGLVSGNTVSMTAPQFDNSSGRIIANQLALTATNLTNAHGSLTQLGSGAMNLGVSGTFDNSNGGVIQTNSTDLTLASASVNNNGGTITHAGTGTLTIKPGNGAGSLTNVGGRIVTNGQTSVQVGSLDNTGGTLASQGTMSAVVQAVLNNTNGRLSSGTALKASAGGALLNAGGVIGAGGAAADSTLNLSAASIDNSGGAITNVGTGATTISGGSQITNRNAGAVSGMGSISGNGDVTVTASSISNTQGGQLSGANLQINTGNLDNTGGAIGNAANTTGDVGISTGTLTATNGQINASRNLSVGASTLLGGGRYSAVNDLTLNLQGDFTTAPNYSFSAGHNLTFSLPGTFNNAGAFSAVNGLTVNASNITNSGTLAAGGLLTTHSNTLTNTGTIVGGSVSLNATQTLSNLGTSALIGATDSAGKLELLAPDIENRDDTTYGDTQAMTTIYGLGQVVLAGGKDGSGNYVNANLVRNQSALIQSSGDMQIAANLVTNTRREMTTSGFTSSVDPNLLASLGISLSGQTGQVGVKDPNSIGGVYTEPPHGGQWNSTYEFTTYTGVAVANTVTSVTPGSQIIAGGNLNVSAVGNLQNYWSQIAAGGNIASPHHFDQDSWQGQTAPQVQVTYSGQYHYNNYDNSEHDWKLPFGDAPFVGSRPGGYAQAAPADVRTYALPAYESSFVAGGTISGTGVTINNTAGNASVTPLGLLPGQSISGNGAGSVSGTIGASGGAHAGSASVQGGHIANSSLIDFSNPVIARATAANVLSNIRLPKGGLFSVDTAPNAPYLVETNPAFTNQQQWLSSDYYFNQMGMNPGQIQLRLGDGFYEQKLVQDQIMSMTGKSVLTNYASTQDEFQALMASGAQLAKSLNLAPGTGLSPDQVAQLTSNVVIMQSQVVDGQTVLVPVVYLAQASQQNMGNGPVIAATNIDLQNAQSVTNSGTISATNSFSIGAQSIDSSFGTLQSGGQMTLVTAGDVNLTSANVNAGSLALQAGGNLILDTAAKTVSQVSATGATRVTTTLGPTASINVAGNAAIITGGNFEQNAGNLSVGGNLAMQIGGDWTLGAVQTGEHKVVERANGISDTDINKVIGSTVKVGGQSNVAISGDLTARGAQIDLGQGGTIAAKGNVTLGTASATSTVNSSSSGSDTSRTYAETLHTSDQALTGTTLEAGNTLNIVSGKDITLSGSTISLDKGNANLLAAGNVNVVAATETHELNGHETHSHSEVVSGSKVSSSIDQTLTLSQGSMISADGVNVVSGKDINITGSNVVGTNDVSLKAAHDVIVTSSQDTQTTQTDYRKSEYGFLSGMTVVNQLDGGLQGYSFGSRKTTDAQQITQVTNNGSMVGSVNGDLTISAGNDLHVTDGVLYAANDLGLAGKTVTIDAAQNTFTQSEQQSFSQTAITGGVSNPVLAAVQTANQMRQDVKKTKGDARLEALAAATTGLAAKNAIDAVASDPTAIGGVGINVSLGTSHSNSNSTATMSTSAGSTVTAGHNLTIAAAGAGADSNINVIGSDISAGNNATLIAQGDINLQAAQNSDSQTSTNSGSSASIGVTFGVGKSNGISFQVGVSGTKGNGNGSDTTWTNTHVTAGNTLTLQSGGDTNLKGAVVDGEQVVANVGGNLNIESLQDTSHYDSKQTSGGVSVSVCVPPICYGASSASANFNQQKMNSDYASVSEQSGIKAGDGGFQINVKGNTDLKGAVIASSDKAVQDGVNSLTTATLTHSDIENHAAYDASSVGLSGGYGGTIGKDQKGVANNTNPVKGTELPGYNGFSATPPVALSASGNASSTTASAISGGAINITDGAKQQQLTGQSAAEAVASISRDTSSTANTLAPIFDKDKIQAGFDITSQFINQVGTFVNNRAKEADEARKAANDPKLTPEQRAAAQQQANQLSAEWGPGGTYRQVLTALTAAAGGNVTGSGAQFVQAGLVNYVQQQGAEFIGKLVSDGTITEGSPLHAALHAIVACAGAAASSQSCGAGALGAATASLLTNLFSDTDPNETEQQKQAKENLVDTLVAGIATVGGASSTATTVNAAQAEVENNWLATQQIVQAQKDMIACNGNALCQLKAVGKWAGVSLKQDALTTTGVAKGLASAGLTDLQGLAQFLSDPVTGLNGLAALISDPQVREALGAQIVTSLQTQISQMQTALTVGGDANAELLGKDLGNLIYQVASAGTVVYGGAKTGLALANAGIDVGIDALAKASGKSGEFGQLTNLASLFGADGAPLMDFTALTSAQKGMVGELLGSATIDNIAPGAVKLGRTQAVGQNGIDDLYKVSKPGVDYVVVEYKFGTSRLGSTLDGLQMSDDWLTGANTGMNRILQSVGGNRAAAEGIQDAMMSGRVEKWLVHTDPFGNVTVGMLDSNGKFIPQPASALVGATK; from the coding sequence TCGGGTAGCGATTCCTGAAGTGCGCGGGAGCTTCGTCGACATGCTGTCGATGCGCCATGTCGCGTTCGCCGCACTGTGTGTGCTCGGCATGCAACCGATGCTGGTCGACGCGCAGGTCGTCGCGGCGCCGACTTCGGCGGGCAGCAAGCCGATCGTCGGTGTGGCGGGCAACGGCGTGCCCGTTGTCCAGATCGCGACACCGAATGCGGCAGGCGTGTCGAACAACGGATACACGCAGTACAACGTCGGCTCGCAAGGCCTGATTCTGAACAACTCCCAGGGCAACGTGCTCACGCAGCAGGGCGGCTACGTCGCGGGAAATCCGAATCTCGCATCGGGCGCTGCGCGTGTCATCGTCAACCAGGTTGTCGGCGGCAGCCCGAGCCAGTTGCTGGGCTATACCGAAGTGGCGGGCCAGCGCGCTGAAGTGGTGATCGCGAATCCCGCTGGCATCTACTGTAACGGTTGCGGCTTCATCAATACGAGCCGGGGCATTCTGACGACGGGTACGCCCGTGTTTGGCGGCACGGGTAGCCTCGATGCATTTCACGTGACGGGCGGCCAGATCCAGATCGGATCGGCGGGCCTGAACGGCAGCAATGTCGATCAGGTCGACCTCATCGCGCGCAGTGTGGCGATTAACGGCAAGGTCTGGGCTGGCCAGTCACTCAATGTGGTGGCGGGCAACAATGACGTTCGTCACGACGATCTGAGCGCGCAATCCCTTGGGCCAGATGGCAACAGTACGGGCGTTGCAATCGATGTCGCGCAACTGGGCGGCATGTATGCCGGCAAGATCAAGCTGGTCGGTACCGAAGCAGGCGTGGGTGTCAACAGCGCCGGCACGATTGCATCGCAGGCCGGCGATCTTCAGCTAAGCAGCCAGGGCAAGGTGACGCTGTCGGGTACGACGAGCGCGAGCGGCAACGTAACGGTTGCAGCTTCGGGCGATGTGTCGAACACCGGTTCCGTCTATGCGACGCAGAACACCACGCTCAGCAGCCAGGGCGTGATGAGCAATACGGGCACCATCGCAGCGCTGGGCAACACAGCAGTCACAGGCGCAAGCGTGAACTCTACGGGCGCGCTTGGCGCGGGTGTCGACGCAAACGGTAGCGTCACTGGAAGCGGCAGTCTGTCGGTGACGGGCACGGGCGCCGTGACCACCACCGGCCAGCAGATGGCAGGCGGCAATCTCGCGCTGTCGGGCAGCAGCGTGAACATGACGGGGGCGCAAACGCTGGCGAAGGGCAATGTGTCCATGGCCGCGACGGGCGCCAACGGCGACAGCGGCAACATCACCCGTACAGGCGGCGCGTTGCAGGCAGGCGGCAGTCTGAATGCCAACGCAGCGGGCGCGTTCTCGAACGATCAAGGGCAGTTGAGCGCCGCGCAGCTGAACGTGACGGCGGGCAGCATCTCCAACCGGGGCGGCACGCTCTCGCAAACCGGTGCGGGCGACATGACGCTCGTCGCATCGCACACGCTCGACAACACTTCCGGCACGGTCACGACAAACGCGCAGAACGCCACGATCCGCGCGGGCAGCCTGACCAACGTGAATGGCCAGATCAGCCACTCGGGTACGGGAACCTTCAGCGTCCAGACGGGCGCGCTCGACAACAGCCAGGGCAGCATCGCGACGAACGGCGCGGCGACCATCGCGGCTTCCAGCGTGAAGAACGCTTCGGGCTCGTTGACGTCGGCGCAGTCGGTTCATATTGCGTCGAATGGCGATATCGACAATACGGCGGGCCGGGTCGAAGCGGGCGGCGCGGTGAACGTATCGGCGGCGAATGTGCAGAACGCGGGCGGGCGTATCGTCTCCGAAAACGCCGATGGCCTCACACTGTCGGCGAGTGGTCAGATCACGAATGCGGCGGGCACGACGGCGCAAGGCGCAACGGGGGGCGTGATCGGCGGCAACGGTGATGCGACGATCCACGCTGCGTCGCTGACGAACAGCGGAACGATTACGGCCGCGCAGAATCTCGGTGTGACGTCGGCGGGTACGCTCGACAACAGCAACGGTACGCTGAGCGGCGCGACGCTCGCAGCCAACGCCGCGTCGCTGAAGAACGTGAACGGTGCGATCAGCGCCGACACGGTTTCCGTGACCGTGCCACAGCTTGATAACACCAGCGGGCAGATCACTGCAAAACAGCTCACTGTCAACGCGACCAACCTGACGAATGCACATGGATCGCTGACCCAGTTGGGATCGGGCGCGATGGGCATGGACGTCACGGGAACGCTCGACAACTCGAACGGCGGCCTGATCCAGACCAACAGCACCGACCTGACGCTTGCACCCGCGTCGCTGAACAATAGCGGCGGCACGATCACCCATGCGGGTACGGGTACGTTGACGATCGATCCCGCTAACGGTTCGGGCACGGTCACGAACGTGGGCGGTTCGATCGTCAGCAATGGACAGACGTCGTTGTCGGCGGGAAGCCTCGATAACACGAGCGGCGCCATCGGTGGGCAGACGGGACTCGTCGCGACCATCGCGGGCGCGCTGAACAACTCGCATGGGCAACTGGCGTCGAACGCGGATCTGAACGTCGCGAGTGGCGGCGCGCTCACCAACACGGGCGGCACGATTGCGGCGACGGGCAATGGTTCGGTGCAGGCTGCGTGGCTTATGAATGGCGGCAACATCACGGCGGGCCAGACTCTCAATGCCACGGTCGCAGGGACGCTCGACAATGGCGACGGGACGATCAGCGCGCAGTCTGTGACGACCTCGTCTGCAGCGTTCAAGAACGCGAACGGTTTGGTCAGCGGCAACACCGTGTCGATGACGGCTCCGCAGTTCGATAACAGCAGCGGCCGGATCATTGCCAATCAGCTCGCGTTGACCGCAACGAACCTGACGAACGCGCATGGCTCGCTGACGCAACTCGGCTCTGGCGCGATGAATCTCGGCGTCAGCGGCACGTTCGATAACTCGAACGGCGGCGTCATCCAGACCAACAGCACGGACCTGACGCTCGCATCCGCTTCGGTGAACAACAACGGCGGCACGATCACGCATGCCGGTACGGGCACGTTGACCATCAAGCCGGGCAATGGCGCGGGTTCGCTGACCAACGTCGGCGGTCGCATCGTGACCAATGGGCAGACTTCGGTTCAGGTGGGCAGTCTCGACAATACGGGTGGCACGCTCGCTTCGCAGGGCACGATGTCCGCCGTCGTTCAGGCTGTGTTGAACAACACGAACGGGCGACTGTCGTCAGGCACGGCGCTGAAAGCTTCGGCCGGCGGCGCGCTGTTGAATGCGGGCGGCGTGATTGGTGCCGGTGGTGCCGCAGCAGACAGCACGCTGAATCTGAGCGCGGCTTCGATCGACAACTCGGGCGGCGCCATCACCAACGTCGGGACGGGTGCAACGACGATCAGCGGCGGCAGTCAGATCACGAACCGGAATGCGGGCGCAGTGTCGGGGATGGGTTCGATCAGCGGTAACGGCGACGTCACGGTCACTGCGTCATCCATCTCGAACACGCAAGGCGGGCAACTGAGCGGCGCGAACCTGCAGATCAACACGGGCAATCTCGACAACACGGGCGGCGCAATCGGCAACGCCGCCAACACGACGGGCGACGTCGGCATCTCGACGGGGACGCTCACGGCCACGAACGGCCAGATCAACGCGTCGCGCAATCTTTCGGTGGGCGCCAGCACGCTGCTGGGTGGCGGCCGGTACAGCGCGGTCAACGACCTCACGCTGAACCTGCAAGGCGACTTCACGACGGCGCCGAACTACAGCTTCAGCGCCGGCCACAACCTCACCTTCTCGTTGCCAGGCACGTTCAACAACGCCGGTGCTTTCTCGGCGGTGAACGGTCTGACCGTCAATGCGAGCAACATCACCAACTCGGGCACGCTCGCGGCGGGCGGATTGCTGACCACGCATTCCAATACGCTGACCAACACGGGCACGATCGTAGGCGGCAGCGTATCGCTGAATGCCACGCAGACCCTGTCGAATCTCGGCACGAGCGCATTGATCGGTGCGACCGATAGCGCTGGCAAGCTCGAACTGCTTGCACCCGACATCGAGAACCGCGATGACACCACCTACGGTGACACGCAGGCGATGACGACGATCTATGGCCTGGGTCAGGTGGTCCTCGCGGGCGGTAAGGACGGGAGTGGCAACTACGTCAACGCGAATCTGGTCCGGAATCAGTCCGCCCTGATCCAGTCGAGCGGTGACATGCAGATCGCAGCAAACCTGGTGACGAACACGCGGCGCGAGATGACCACGTCCGGCTTCACGTCGTCGGTCGATCCGAACCTGCTTGCAAGTCTCGGCATCAGCCTGTCCGGCCAGACCGGCCAGGTGGGTGTGAAGGACCCGAACAGTATTGGCGGCGTCTATACGGAACCTCCGCACGGCGGCCAGTGGAACAGCACGTACGAATTCACGACCTATACGGGCGTGGCCGTCGCCAACACCGTTACCTCGGTCACGCCGGGATCGCAGATCATCGCTGGCGGCAATCTGAACGTTTCGGCGGTGGGGAATCTCCAGAATTACTGGAGCCAGATAGCGGCGGGGGGCAACATCGCCTCGCCGCATCATTTTGACCAGGACAGCTGGCAGGGCCAGACTGCGCCGCAGGTGCAGGTTACGTACTCCGGGCAATATCACTACAACAACTACGACAACAGCGAGCACGACTGGAAGTTGCCGTTCGGTGACGCACCGTTCGTCGGCTCGCGTCCTGGTGGCTATGCACAGGCAGCACCGGCCGACGTTCGCACGTATGCGCTGCCGGCGTATGAGTCCAGCTTTGTGGCGGGCGGGACGATCAGCGGCACAGGCGTCACCATCAACAACACGGCTGGCAATGCCTCCGTGACGCCGCTCGGGCTGCTGCCGGGGCAGAGCATATCGGGTAATGGCGCGGGATCCGTGAGCGGGACGATCGGTGCGAGCGGCGGCGCGCACGCAGGTTCAGCGTCTGTGCAGGGCGGCCACATCGCCAACAGCAGCCTGATCGATTTCAGCAACCCCGTCATCGCCCGCGCCACGGCCGCCAACGTATTGAGCAACATCCGGTTGCCGAAGGGCGGTCTGTTCAGCGTCGATACCGCGCCGAATGCGCCGTACCTCGTTGAGACGAATCCGGCCTTCACCAACCAGCAGCAGTGGCTGTCGAGCGACTATTACTTCAATCAGATGGGCATGAACCCCGGGCAGATCCAGTTGCGCCTGGGCGATGGCTTCTACGAGCAGAAGCTCGTGCAGGACCAGATCATGTCGATGACGGGCAAGTCGGTGCTCACGAACTACGCCAGCACGCAGGACGAGTTCCAGGCGCTGATGGCATCCGGCGCACAATTGGCGAAGTCGCTCAATCTTGCGCCGGGCACGGGGTTGTCGCCCGACCAGGTGGCGCAGTTGACCAGCAACGTCGTCATCATGCAAAGCCAGGTTGTCGATGGTCAGACGGTGCTCGTGCCCGTCGTGTATCTGGCGCAGGCGAGCCAGCAGAACATGGGCAACGGCCCCGTCATCGCGGCGACGAACATCGATCTGCAAAACGCCCAGTCGGTGACCAACAGTGGCACGATCAGCGCGACAAACAGTTTCTCGATTGGTGCGCAGAGCATCGACAGTTCGTTTGGCACGTTGCAGTCAGGCGGGCAGATGACGCTCGTGACGGCGGGCGATGTCAATCTGACGTCGGCGAATGTGAATGCCGGCAGCCTGGCGCTGCAGGCAGGCGGAAATCTGATTCTGGATACGGCGGCGAAGACGGTCAGTCAGGTCAGCGCTACTGGCGCGACGCGTGTCACGACGACGCTTGGTCCTACAGCTAGCATCAATGTCGCAGGTAACGCGGCAATCATCACGGGCGGCAATTTCGAGCAGAACGCGGGGAATCTGTCGGTCGGTGGAAACCTGGCCATGCAGATCGGCGGCGACTGGACGCTCGGTGCTGTGCAGACGGGTGAGCACAAGGTCGTCGAGCGCGCGAACGGGATATCGGATACGGATATCAACAAGGTGATCGGCAGTACAGTGAAGGTCGGCGGACAGTCGAACGTCGCGATCAGCGGTGATCTCACGGCGCGCGGCGCGCAGATCGACCTGGGCCAGGGCGGCACGATTGCCGCAAAGGGCAATGTGACGCTCGGTACGGCAAGCGCGACGTCAACCGTGAACAGCAGCAGTTCGGGTAGCGACACGAGCCGCACCTATGCAGAAACGCTGCACACATCCGATCAGGCATTGACAGGCACGACGCTTGAAGCGGGTAACACCTTGAATATCGTGTCGGGCAAAGACATCACGCTCAGCGGTAGCACGATCAGCCTGGACAAGGGCAACGCGAATCTGCTGGCCGCCGGTAACGTGAATGTCGTCGCCGCAACTGAAACTCACGAGCTGAACGGGCATGAGACACATAGCCATAGCGAAGTGGTGAGCGGTTCGAAAGTCTCCAGCAGCATCGATCAGACATTGACGCTAAGCCAGGGCAGCATGATTTCCGCCGATGGCGTGAACGTTGTTAGCGGCAAGGACATCAATATCACGGGCAGCAACGTTGTCGGTACGAACGACGTTAGCCTGAAAGCGGCGCACGACGTGATCGTCACGAGTTCGCAGGACACGCAGACGACGCAGACCGACTACAGGAAGAGTGAGTACGGCTTCCTGTCGGGCATGACTGTCGTGAATCAGCTTGACGGTGGCCTGCAAGGCTACAGCTTTGGCTCGCGGAAAACGACCGATGCACAGCAGATCACCCAGGTCACGAACAACGGCAGTATGGTGGGTTCGGTGAACGGCGATCTCACCATTAGCGCTGGCAACGACCTGCATGTGACGGACGGCGTACTGTACGCTGCGAACGATCTGGGACTTGCGGGCAAGACAGTAACGATCGACGCAGCGCAGAACACCTTCACGCAAAGCGAGCAGCAATCGTTCAGCCAGACAGCGATCACGGGCGGCGTGAGCAATCCTGTCCTTGCGGCAGTGCAGACCGCGAACCAGATGCGGCAGGATGTGAAGAAGACCAAGGGTGACGCGCGGCTTGAGGCACTCGCTGCTGCCACCACGGGGCTGGCGGCGAAGAATGCAATTGATGCAGTCGCGAGCGATCCGACTGCCATCGGCGGCGTAGGGATTAATGTGTCACTCGGTACAAGCCACAGTAACAGCAATTCGACAGCCACAATGAGTACGTCGGCGGGCAGCACGGTCACGGCCGGCCACAATCTGACCATTGCTGCTGCCGGCGCGGGTGCCGACAGCAACATCAACGTTATCGGCAGCGATATCTCCGCCGGCAATAACGCCACGCTGATTGCGCAGGGCGACATCAACCTTCAGGCGGCGCAAAACTCCGATAGCCAGACGAGCACGAACAGCGGTTCGAGCGCGAGTATCGGCGTGACGTTCGGCGTCGGAAAATCAAATGGTATTTCGTTCCAGGTCGGGGTGTCGGGCACCAAGGGCAACGGGAATGGCAGCGACACGACCTGGACCAATACGCACGTTACTGCGGGCAACACGCTCACACTGCAGTCGGGCGGTGATACCAATCTGAAGGGGGCGGTGGTGGATGGTGAGCAGGTCGTCGCGAATGTCGGCGGCAATCTCAACATCGAGAGCCTGCAGGACACCAGCCACTACGACTCAAAGCAAACAAGTGGTGGCGTATCGGTGAGCGTCTGCGTACCACCTATCTGCTACGGGGCATCCAGCGCGTCGGCGAACTTCAACCAGCAAAAGATGAACAGCGACTATGCCAGCGTGAGCGAACAGTCGGGCATCAAGGCGGGCGACGGCGGATTCCAGATCAACGTGAAGGGAAACACGGATCTCAAGGGTGCCGTGATCGCGAGCAGTGACAAGGCTGTGCAGGATGGTGTGAACAGCCTGACGACCGCGACGCTGACGCATAGCGACATCGAAAACCATGCGGCCTATGATGCATCGTCGGTCGGGTTGTCCGGTGGCTACGGCGGAACAATTGGCAAGGACCAGAAAGGTGTTGCGAATAACACGAATCCCGTCAAGGGGACGGAACTGCCGGGCTACAACGGCTTCTCGGCGACACCGCCGGTGGCTTTGAGCGCGTCTGGGAACGCCAGCTCGACGACAGCAAGCGCTATTAGTGGCGGCGCTATCAACATCACAGATGGGGCAAAACAACAGCAACTGACCGGACAGAGTGCAGCGGAAGCGGTCGCGAGCATCAGCCGCGACACAAGCTCGACGGCAAATACGCTCGCGCCCATCTTCGATAAGGACAAGATCCAGGCCGGATTCGACATCACGAGTCAGTTCATCAATCAGGTCGGCACATTCGTCAACAATCGTGCGAAAGAAGCGGATGAAGCAAGAAAGGCCGCCAACGATCCGAAGCTGACGCCGGAACAGCGCGCGGCGGCGCAGCAACAGGCCAATCAGCTTTCCGCCGAATGGGGCCCGGGCGGCACCTACCGTCAAGTACTTACTGCATTGACGGCGGCGGCCGGCGGGAATGTGACGGGCAGCGGCGCGCAATTCGTGCAGGCGGGTCTGGTGAACTACGTGCAACAGCAGGGTGCCGAGTTTATCGGCAAGCTGGTATCGGACGGCACGATTACAGAAGGCAGTCCGTTACACGCTGCATTGCATGCTATCGTGGCCTGCGCTGGTGCGGCAGCTAGCAGCCAAAGTTGTGGCGCTGGAGCCTTGGGCGCCGCGACGGCTAGTCTCTTGACCAATCTATTTAGCGATACCGATCCGAACGAGACGGAACAGCAGAAGCAGGCCAAGGAAAACTTGGTCGACACGCTGGTCGCAGGCATTGCAACCGTGGGAGGTGCATCGAGCACCGCGACGACAGTAAACGCGGCGCAGGCAGAAGTCGAAAACAACTGGCTGGCCACGCAGCAGATTGTGCAGGCCCAGAAGGACATGATCGCCTGTAACGGCAACGCACTTTGCCAGTTGAAAGCGGTCGGCAAGTGGGCGGGCGTTAGCCTTAAGCAGGATGCGTTGACGACGACCGGCGTGGCAAAAGGCCTTGCATCAGCAGGGCTGACTGACCTGCAAGGACTTGCGCAGTTTCTGTCTGATCCAGTAACGGGTCTGAACGGTCTTGCGGCGCTCATCTCTGATCCTCAGGTTCGGGAAGCGCTTGGCGCGCAAATTGTGACGTCGCTTCAAACCCAGATAAGCCAGATGCAAACCGCCTTGACGGTTGGAGGCGATGCGAACGCGGAACTCTTGGGCAAGGACCTGGGTAATCTGATTTATCAGGTTGCCAGCGCAGGCACAGTTGTCTACGGAGGAGCGAAGACCGGTCTTGCCTTGGCGAATGCCGGTATTGACGTAGGGATTGATGCTTTGGCAAAGGCAAGCGGAAAATCCGGAGAGTTCGGTCAGTTGACGAATCTCGCTAGCCTCTTTGGTGCGGATGGTGCGCCACTAATGGATTTCACCGCACTTACCAGCGCGCAAAAGGGGATGGTCGGTGAATTGCTGGGCAGCGCCACAATCGATAATATCGCACCGGGCGCCGTAAAACTCGGTCGTACACAGGCAGTCGGGCAGAACGGGATTGATGATCTGTACAAGGTCAGCAAACCGGGCGTGGACTATGTGGTGGTCGAATACAAGTTCGGTACATCCAGATTGGGATCGACGCTTGACGGGTTACAGATGAGTGACGACTGGCTCACCGGGGCTAACACCGGGATGAACCGTATCTTGCAGTCCGTTGGTGGAAATCGTGCTGCCGCAGAAGGTATCCAGGACGCGATGATGTCCGGTCGTGTGGAGAAATGGCTGGTGCATACCGATCCCTTTGGGAATGTAACGGTCGGCATGCTGGACAGTAACGGAAAATTCATTCCTCAACCGGCATCCGCGTTAGTCGGAGCGACAAAATGA
- a CDS encoding PoNi-like cognate immunity protein: protein MTRDQLATHAYWDRWIEHSRKRIDTMWAKSREPSGDRRYRPQYLFEIAREYWQLMFERYSRGDTVSELAQYFPGLLDAWEQSEQFGMEVFSPEQQVSRRSWTTNLDKYIVCFWLTGLALALDIPDDQWNRLTALMGNEGEDVLLDRIISSRDHGRRIGTVLCHPKPYARLLDAINARPPDQPHMLRQFVENWYAELNRSAKKGGGVAIYDRPYWYGFDELIEGGAYFGFWCVEAVAAVKVFQLDDNLCLGLPHYPGDLLRKPGTTSEELDELAEHLTKTNLSPVRRSLLRRFFRRE, encoded by the coding sequence ATGACGAGAGATCAGCTTGCCACCCATGCATATTGGGATCGGTGGATCGAACATTCGCGCAAGCGAATAGACACGATGTGGGCAAAATCCAGGGAGCCGTCTGGAGATCGACGCTATCGACCACAGTATCTCTTTGAAATTGCGAGAGAGTACTGGCAACTGATGTTCGAGCGATATTCACGCGGCGACACAGTTAGCGAGTTGGCTCAGTATTTTCCGGGACTTCTTGATGCATGGGAGCAATCTGAGCAGTTCGGGATGGAGGTGTTTTCACCGGAACAACAGGTCTCGCGCCGCAGCTGGACCACAAACCTCGACAAATACATTGTGTGCTTCTGGCTGACCGGTCTGGCACTTGCTCTCGACATTCCTGACGATCAATGGAACCGTTTGACGGCCTTGATGGGCAATGAGGGTGAAGACGTGCTGCTCGACCGTATCATCTCAAGCCGCGATCATGGCCGGCGTATCGGGACTGTGTTATGTCATCCAAAGCCATACGCCCGATTGCTCGATGCGATCAACGCACGGCCGCCCGACCAACCGCATATGCTTCGGCAGTTTGTCGAAAACTGGTATGCGGAACTCAATCGATCGGCAAAAAAAGGGGGGGGCGTTGCAATTTACGATCGCCCGTATTGGTACGGGTTTGATGAACTTATTGAGGGCGGTGCGTACTTCGGTTTCTGGTGTGTTGAAGCTGTGGCGGCGGTCAAGGTTTTCCAGCTCGACGACAACCTGTGTTTGGGTCTACCGCACTATCCTGGCGATTTGCTACGCAAACCCGGCACGACTTCGGAAGAACTCGACG